A section of the Agromyces aurantiacus genome encodes:
- the uvrB gene encoding excinuclease ABC subunit UvrB, whose protein sequence is MQSTRSVRPFQVVSEYAPSGDQPQAIAELAARINAGETDVVLLGATGTGKSATTAWLIEQVQRPTLVLAHNKTLAAQLANEFRELMPNNAVEYFVSYYDYYQPEAYVPQTDTFIEKDSSINSEVERLRHSTTNSLLSRRDVVVVSTVSCIYGLGTPEEYLSAMMPLQVGQRVDRDWLIRKFVSMQYQRNDIAFSRGTFRVRGDTIEIIPVYEEHAIRIEMFGDEIEALHSLHPLTGSVIAKLDAVPVFPASHYVASVDVMQRAIGTIRDELDERLQELEREGKLLEAQRLRMRTTFDLEMMEQIGFCSGIENYSRHIDGRAPGEAPHCLLDYFPDDYLVVIDESHVTVPQIGAMYEGDASRKRTLVEHGFRLPSALDNRPLKWDEFKSRVGQTVYLSATPGSYELGVADGVVEQIIRPTGLVDPQIVVKPSKGQIDDLLEEIRVRAERDERVLVTTLTKRMAEELTDFLTEAGVRVRYLHSDVDTLRRVELLTELRAGVYDVLVGINLLREGLDLPEVSLVAILDADKEGFLRSSTSLIQTIGRAARNVSGEVHMYADVMTDSMAAAIDETTRRREKQLEYNRVNGIDPTPLRKRIADITQVLAREEADTAALLAGRDARKTSPVPMRRDGIASAGANDLEELIRDLNDQMLEAAGELKFELAARLRDEVSELKRELRQMEKAGHLG, encoded by the coding sequence ATGCAGTCGACCCGTTCCGTGCGCCCGTTCCAGGTCGTGAGCGAGTATGCGCCGAGCGGAGACCAGCCGCAGGCGATCGCCGAGCTCGCGGCCCGGATCAACGCCGGCGAGACCGACGTGGTGCTGCTCGGCGCCACCGGCACGGGCAAGTCGGCCACCACGGCCTGGCTGATCGAGCAGGTGCAGCGGCCCACGCTCGTGCTCGCGCACAACAAGACCCTCGCGGCCCAGCTCGCCAACGAGTTCCGCGAGCTCATGCCGAACAACGCGGTCGAGTACTTCGTGTCGTACTACGACTACTACCAACCCGAGGCGTACGTGCCGCAGACCGACACGTTCATCGAGAAGGACTCCTCGATCAACTCCGAGGTCGAGCGGCTCCGGCACTCGACCACCAACTCGCTGCTCAGCCGGCGCGATGTCGTGGTGGTGTCCACCGTGTCGTGCATCTACGGCCTCGGCACGCCCGAGGAGTACCTCAGCGCGATGATGCCCCTGCAGGTGGGCCAGCGCGTCGATCGCGACTGGCTGATCCGCAAGTTCGTGTCGATGCAGTACCAGCGCAACGACATCGCGTTCTCGCGGGGCACGTTCCGCGTGCGCGGCGACACGATCGAGATCATCCCGGTCTACGAGGAGCACGCGATCCGCATCGAGATGTTCGGCGATGAGATCGAGGCGCTGCACAGCCTGCATCCGCTCACCGGGTCGGTCATCGCCAAGCTCGACGCCGTGCCCGTCTTCCCCGCGTCGCACTACGTCGCGAGCGTCGACGTGATGCAGCGGGCGATCGGCACCATTCGCGACGAGCTCGACGAGCGCCTGCAGGAGCTCGAGCGCGAGGGCAAGCTGCTCGAGGCGCAGCGGCTGCGCATGCGCACGACCTTCGACCTCGAGATGATGGAGCAGATCGGGTTCTGCTCTGGCATCGAGAACTACTCGCGCCACATCGACGGCCGCGCGCCGGGCGAGGCGCCGCACTGCCTGCTCGACTACTTCCCCGACGACTACCTCGTGGTGATCGACGAGTCGCACGTGACCGTGCCCCAGATCGGCGCGATGTACGAGGGCGACGCCTCCCGCAAGCGCACGCTCGTCGAGCACGGCTTCCGGCTCCCGAGCGCGCTCGACAACCGCCCGCTGAAGTGGGACGAGTTCAAGTCGCGGGTCGGGCAGACGGTGTACCTCTCGGCGACGCCCGGCTCGTACGAGCTCGGGGTGGCCGACGGCGTGGTCGAGCAGATCATCCGGCCAACGGGCCTCGTCGACCCGCAGATCGTGGTCAAGCCCTCGAAGGGCCAGATCGACGACCTGCTCGAGGAGATCCGGGTCCGTGCCGAGCGCGACGAGCGCGTGCTCGTGACGACGCTCACCAAGCGGATGGCGGAGGAGCTCACCGACTTCCTCACCGAGGCCGGGGTGCGCGTGCGCTACCTGCACTCCGACGTCGACACGCTCCGGCGCGTCGAGCTCCTCACCGAGCTGCGCGCCGGCGTCTACGACGTGCTCGTCGGCATCAACCTGCTCCGAGAGGGCCTCGACCTGCCCGAGGTGTCGCTCGTGGCCATCCTCGACGCCGACAAGGAGGGCTTCCTGCGGTCCTCGACGTCGCTCATCCAGACGATCGGCCGCGCGGCGCGGAACGTGTCGGGCGAGGTCCACATGTACGCCGACGTGATGACCGACTCGATGGCCGCGGCGATCGACGAGACCACGCGCCGGCGCGAGAAGCAGCTCGAGTACAACCGCGTCAACGGCATCGACCCGACGCCGTTGCGCAAGCGCATCGCCGACATCACCCAGGTCCTCGCACGTGAGGAGGCCGACACCGCGGCGCTGCTCGCGGGCCGCGACGCGCGGAAGACGTCGCCCGTGCCCATGCGGCGCGACGGCATCGCGTCGGCGGGCGCGAACGACCTCGAGGAGCTCATCCGCGACCTCAACGACCAGATGCTCGAGGCCGCCGGCGAGCTGAAGTTCGAGCTCGCCGCCCGGCTGCGCGACGAGGTCTCCGAACTCAAGCGCGAGCTGCGCCAGATGGAGAAGGCGGGGCACCTGGGCTGA
- the coaE gene encoding dephospho-CoA kinase: MYLIGLTGGIASGKSTVARRLVEHGAIHIDADQLARRVVEPGSACLDEIVREFGEGVLTNDGMLDRQKLGEIVFRDDEARARLNAIVHPAVRELSGRLIAKAEQADPDAVVVYDVPLLVEAQVDHPFDLVVVTSAPKRTQVDRLVQERGFDPIQAEARVDAQVGDAERRAVADVVIDTGGSIAHTMSQADDLWVRIDRERRASKPA; the protein is encoded by the coding sequence GTGTATCTGATCGGCCTCACCGGCGGGATCGCCTCCGGAAAGTCCACCGTCGCCCGCCGGCTCGTCGAGCACGGCGCCATCCACATCGACGCCGACCAGCTGGCGCGCCGCGTCGTCGAGCCGGGGTCGGCCTGCCTCGACGAGATCGTGCGCGAGTTCGGCGAGGGTGTGCTCACGAACGACGGCATGCTCGATCGCCAGAAGCTCGGCGAGATCGTCTTCCGCGACGACGAGGCCCGGGCGCGGCTCAACGCGATCGTGCACCCGGCCGTCCGCGAGCTCTCGGGCCGGCTGATCGCGAAGGCCGAGCAGGCGGATCCCGACGCGGTCGTCGTCTACGACGTGCCGCTGCTCGTCGAGGCGCAGGTCGACCATCCGTTCGACCTCGTCGTGGTCACGAGCGCTCCGAAGCGCACGCAGGTCGACCGCCTCGTGCAGGAGCGCGGGTTCGACCCGATCCAGGCCGAGGCACGGGTCGATGCGCAGGTCGGCGACGCCGAACGGCGCGCGGTCGCCGACGTGGTCATCGACACGGGCGGCTCGATCGCGCACACCATGAGCCAGGCCGACGACCTGTGGGTGCGCATCGACCGCGAGCGGCGCGCGTCCAAGCCGGCGTAG
- a CDS encoding DUF4126 domain-containing protein: MLEVLTASGLALAAGLNAWIPLLVLGALDRFTGLVDLPEGWDWLANEWVLLVLLVLLVVEIVADKVPGLDSLNDIVQTVVRPTAGGLAFGSGVGASTVAVTDPAAFFSSPDWIPVAIGVVLALGVHLAKAAARPVVNASTAGVGAPVVSTVEDLGSAALSFLAILVPVLVVIALGVMIGLVIVVVRRRRARRRPDRAASAP; the protein is encoded by the coding sequence GTGCTCGAAGTGCTGACCGCGTCGGGCCTGGCGCTGGCGGCCGGCCTGAACGCGTGGATCCCCCTGCTCGTGCTCGGCGCGCTCGACCGCTTCACCGGCCTGGTCGACCTGCCCGAAGGGTGGGACTGGCTCGCGAACGAGTGGGTGCTGCTGGTCCTGCTCGTGCTGCTCGTCGTCGAGATCGTCGCCGACAAGGTGCCCGGACTGGACTCCCTCAACGACATCGTGCAGACCGTCGTGCGACCGACGGCGGGCGGCCTGGCGTTCGGATCGGGCGTCGGCGCGTCGACGGTCGCGGTGACCGACCCCGCGGCGTTCTTCTCGTCGCCCGACTGGATCCCCGTCGCCATCGGGGTCGTGCTCGCGCTCGGCGTGCACCTCGCGAAGGCGGCCGCGCGACCCGTCGTCAACGCGTCGACGGCCGGAGTCGGCGCGCCCGTCGTGAGCACCGTCGAGGACCTCGGCAGCGCCGCGCTGTCGTTCCTCGCGATCCTCGTGCCGGTGCTCGTCGTCATCGCGCTCGGCGTCATGATCGGGCTCGTGATCGTGGTCGTGCGACGTCGCCGCGCGCGACGGCGCCCGGACCGCGCGGCATCCGCTCCCTGA
- the rpsA gene encoding 30S ribosomal protein S1 has product MTTATTKAPKQVAINDIGSADDFLAAVEKTLKFFNDGDLIEGTVVKIDRDEVLLDVGYKTEGVIPSRELSIKHDVDPSEVVEVGDTVEALVLQKEDKEGRLILSKKRAQYERAWGDVEKIKENDGVVTGSVIEVVKGGLIVDIGLRGFLPASLIELRRVRDLTPYLGQEIEAKILELDKNRNNVVLSRRALLEQTQSESRSTFLQNLHPGQIRKGVISSIVNFGAFVDLGGVDGLVHVSELSWKHIEHASEVVEVGQEVTVEVLSVELDRERVSLSLKATQEDPWQVFARTHAIGQVTPGKVTKLVPFGAFVRVADGIEGLVHISELSGRHVELAEQVVSVGEEVFVKVIDIDLERRRISLSLKQANEGVDPEGTEFDPALYGMLTEYDEQGNYKYPEGFDPETNEWREGFEAQREKWEQEYAAAQARWEAHKKQVAASLAAQASDDSFSSGTSSYTSESSSGGTLADDASLAALREKLSSN; this is encoded by the coding sequence ATGACAACCGCAACGACCAAGGCGCCCAAGCAGGTCGCGATCAACGACATCGGATCTGCTGACGATTTCCTCGCCGCGGTCGAGAAGACGCTCAAGTTCTTCAACGACGGCGACCTGATCGAAGGCACCGTCGTGAAGATCGACCGCGACGAGGTCCTCCTCGACGTCGGATACAAGACCGAGGGTGTGATCCCCTCCCGCGAACTTTCCATCAAGCACGACGTCGACCCCAGCGAGGTCGTCGAGGTCGGCGACACCGTCGAGGCCCTCGTTCTCCAGAAGGAGGACAAGGAAGGCCGTCTGATCCTGTCGAAGAAGCGCGCGCAGTACGAGCGCGCGTGGGGCGACGTGGAGAAGATCAAGGAGAACGACGGCGTCGTCACCGGCTCGGTCATCGAGGTCGTCAAGGGCGGCCTCATCGTCGACATCGGCCTCCGCGGCTTCCTGCCCGCGTCGCTCATCGAGCTCCGCCGGGTTCGCGACCTCACGCCGTACCTCGGCCAGGAGATCGAGGCGAAGATCCTCGAGCTCGACAAGAACCGCAACAACGTCGTGCTCTCGCGCCGTGCGCTGCTCGAGCAGACCCAGTCGGAGTCGCGCTCGACCTTCCTGCAGAACCTCCACCCGGGCCAGATCCGCAAGGGCGTCATCTCGTCGATCGTCAACTTCGGTGCGTTCGTCGACCTCGGTGGCGTCGACGGTCTCGTCCACGTGTCGGAGCTCTCGTGGAAGCACATCGAGCACGCGTCCGAGGTCGTCGAGGTCGGCCAGGAGGTCACCGTCGAGGTGCTCTCCGTCGAGCTCGACCGCGAGCGCGTCTCGCTCTCGCTCAAGGCGACCCAGGAGGACCCGTGGCAGGTCTTCGCGCGCACGCACGCGATCGGCCAGGTCACCCCGGGCAAGGTCACGAAGCTCGTGCCGTTCGGTGCGTTCGTCCGCGTGGCCGACGGCATCGAGGGCCTCGTGCACATCTCCGAGCTGTCGGGCCGTCACGTCGAGCTCGCCGAGCAGGTCGTGTCGGTGGGCGAGGAGGTCTTCGTCAAGGTCATCGACATCGACCTCGAGCGTCGCCGCATCTCGCTCTCGCTCAAGCAGGCCAACGAGGGCGTCGACCCCGAGGGCACCGAGTTCGACCCGGCGCTCTACGGCATGCTCACCGAGTACGACGAGCAGGGCAACTACAAGTACCCCGAGGGCTTCGATCCCGAGACCAACGAGTGGCGCGAGGGCTTCGAGGCCCAGCGCGAGAAGTGGGAGCAGGAGTACGCTGCCGCCCAGGCTCGCTGGGAGGCGCACAAGAAGCAGGTCGCCGCGTCGCTCGCGGCCCAGGCTTCGGACGACTCGTTCTCGTCGGGCACCTCGTCGTACACGAGCGAGTCCTCGTCGGGCGGCACCCTCGCCGACGACGCGTCGCTCGCGGCGCTGCGCGAGAAGCTCTCGAGCAACTAG
- the mgtA gene encoding magnesium-translocating P-type ATPase: MQRVGQADRGATAPADPFWAGPTAELLERLGTSATGLTQAEAEAALARRRLRRHHGHGTATRARLLLAQFSSPIVLILIVATVISMLVGDLTDGLIILAIILASGLLGFAQEDRANSVVAELLRSVQVRVPVLRDERERAVPVAEVVPGDIVLLRAGAVVPADCRLLAGENLLVDESTLTGESFPVEKDAAASVEPGAELVERRDSVFLGTHVVSGTGRAVAVRTGRDTQFGAVSSELEQRRVTTAFTRGTTRFGVLLIWIMVILTGFIFLVNTLFGRPLIESLLFALALAVGLSPQMLPAIVSVSLSAGARRMARQRVVIKRLDAIEDLGALTAICTDKTGTLTRGTVQLDRAADLDGHESEGVLRLASLNAGLQEGFPNPLDLAILARRRPDPAERALDEVPYDFARRRLSVAAEIDGIPTLITKGAFESVLDACASARVGGRDAPIDEVRTALMQRYAELSGRGVRVLGIAVRTLPAPLPVLTPADETGMVLVGLLGFDDPPRDDAGAAVAELARLGVSVRLITGDNRFAAAAVAASVGLPTEHVLTGRELAAMDDAALASAVRSTAVFAEVEPLQKRRVVGALRADGETVGFLGDGINDAPALHAADVGISVDTAVDVAKQAAGVVLLDKSLDVIVDGVTLGRATFANTLKYVRVTTSANFGNMLSMAAASLFLPFLPLLPRQILLLNFLSDIPATTIAADAVDPEAIEAPGRWDLRGIRNFMIVFGLLSTVFDLATFAVLLLVFQAGPTEFRSAWFIESTLTEVVVLLSLRTARPVLRSRPGAALVWASVAIAVTTVALPYVPFLAEPLGLAPVPGALVLVLLALTTLYLGANELLKRRFLAPHRARLPRRA, from the coding sequence GTGCAGCGGGTCGGGCAGGCGGATCGCGGCGCGACGGCGCCCGCGGACCCGTTCTGGGCAGGGCCGACGGCCGAGCTGCTGGAACGCCTCGGCACGTCCGCGACCGGCCTGACGCAGGCCGAGGCCGAGGCCGCGCTCGCGCGTCGGCGGCTGCGACGCCACCACGGGCACGGCACGGCGACGCGTGCGCGCCTGCTGCTCGCACAGTTCAGCAGCCCGATCGTGCTGATCCTCATCGTCGCCACGGTCATCTCGATGCTGGTCGGCGACCTCACCGACGGGCTCATCATCCTCGCGATCATCCTCGCGAGCGGGCTGCTCGGCTTCGCGCAGGAGGACCGGGCGAACAGCGTCGTCGCCGAACTGCTGCGCAGCGTCCAGGTGCGCGTGCCGGTGCTCCGAGACGAGCGGGAGCGCGCCGTCCCGGTCGCGGAGGTCGTGCCCGGCGACATCGTGCTGCTGCGCGCCGGCGCCGTGGTGCCCGCCGACTGCCGGCTGCTCGCGGGCGAGAACCTGCTGGTCGACGAGTCCACCCTCACGGGCGAGTCGTTCCCCGTCGAGAAGGATGCCGCGGCGAGCGTCGAGCCGGGCGCCGAGCTCGTCGAGCGGCGCGACAGCGTGTTCCTGGGCACGCACGTCGTCAGCGGAACCGGTCGTGCGGTCGCGGTGCGGACCGGCCGCGACACCCAGTTCGGCGCCGTCTCCTCCGAGCTCGAGCAGCGTCGGGTGACGACGGCCTTCACGCGCGGCACCACGCGCTTCGGCGTCCTCCTCATCTGGATCATGGTGATCCTGACGGGCTTCATCTTCCTCGTGAACACGCTGTTCGGCCGGCCGCTGATCGAGTCGCTGCTGTTCGCGCTCGCGCTCGCGGTGGGCCTCAGCCCCCAGATGCTCCCGGCGATCGTGTCGGTGAGCCTCTCGGCGGGGGCGCGACGGATGGCGCGCCAGCGCGTCGTCATCAAGCGGCTCGACGCCATCGAGGACCTCGGCGCGCTCACCGCGATCTGCACGGACAAGACCGGCACCCTCACGCGGGGCACCGTGCAGCTCGACCGGGCCGCCGACCTCGACGGGCACGAGAGCGAGGGCGTGCTGCGGCTCGCGAGCCTGAACGCGGGACTCCAGGAGGGCTTCCCGAACCCGCTCGACCTGGCGATCCTCGCCCGGCGGCGCCCCGACCCTGCGGAGCGCGCGCTCGACGAGGTGCCCTACGACTTCGCGCGGCGGCGGCTCTCGGTCGCGGCCGAGATCGACGGCATCCCGACGCTGATCACCAAGGGGGCCTTCGAGTCGGTGCTCGACGCGTGCGCGTCGGCTCGCGTCGGCGGCCGCGACGCGCCGATCGACGAGGTACGTACCGCGCTCATGCAGCGATACGCCGAGCTGAGCGGCCGCGGCGTGCGCGTGCTCGGTATCGCGGTCCGCACGCTGCCCGCCCCGCTGCCGGTCCTGACGCCGGCCGACGAGACCGGGATGGTGCTCGTCGGCCTGCTCGGCTTCGACGACCCGCCTCGCGATGACGCGGGCGCGGCCGTCGCCGAGCTCGCGCGGCTCGGCGTCTCGGTGCGGCTGATCACGGGCGACAACCGCTTCGCGGCGGCGGCCGTCGCGGCATCCGTCGGGCTGCCGACCGAGCACGTGCTGACCGGGCGCGAACTCGCCGCGATGGACGACGCGGCACTCGCCTCCGCGGTGCGGAGCACCGCGGTGTTCGCCGAGGTCGAGCCGCTGCAGAAGCGTCGCGTCGTGGGTGCGCTCCGGGCCGACGGCGAGACCGTGGGCTTCCTCGGCGACGGGATCAACGACGCACCGGCGCTGCACGCCGCCGACGTGGGCATCTCCGTCGACACGGCGGTCGACGTCGCGAAGCAGGCGGCCGGCGTCGTGCTGCTCGACAAGAGCCTCGACGTGATCGTCGACGGCGTGACGCTCGGCCGTGCGACGTTCGCCAACACGCTGAAGTACGTGCGCGTGACGACGAGCGCGAATTTCGGCAACATGCTCTCGATGGCGGCGGCGAGCCTGTTCCTGCCGTTCCTCCCGCTCCTGCCGCGGCAGATCCTGCTGCTGAACTTCCTCAGCGACATCCCCGCGACGACGATCGCCGCCGACGCGGTCGACCCGGAGGCGATCGAGGCGCCGGGCCGGTGGGACCTGCGCGGCATCCGCAACTTCATGATCGTCTTCGGCCTGCTGTCGACGGTGTTCGACCTGGCGACCTTCGCCGTCCTCCTGCTGGTCTTCCAGGCGGGTCCCACCGAGTTCCGCAGCGCGTGGTTCATCGAGTCGACGCTGACGGAGGTCGTGGTGCTGCTCTCCCTCCGGACCGCGCGGCCGGTGCTGCGGTCGCGCCCCGGGGCCGCCCTGGTCTGGGCGAGCGTCGCGATCGCGGTGACGACCGTGGCGCTGCCGTACGTGCCCTTCCTCGCCGAACCGCTCGGACTCGCGCCCGTGCCGGGTGCGCTCGTCCTGGTGCTGCTGGCGCTCACCACGCTCTACCTCGGGGCGAACGAACTGCTCAAGCGCCGCTTCCTCGCCCCGCACCGCGCTCGGTTGCCGCGCAGAGCGTGA
- a CDS encoding DUF885 domain-containing protein, with protein sequence MATEDRIPTEVDRVAEEWVDTLVELDPTTATYIGRVEHGHRLPDYSPDGHAARVDAVRTALAALRAATPSDAVDRITVADLGSELELALERDAARLHLRDLNVIASPAQEVRDVFDLMPTAGTEDWERIAARLAAVPDAIDGYVATLREGIARGVVPAVRQVHEVAEQARRTARPDGFFPSLVRHAGDIAGDSLRRELDANAELAASAYSHLAEFLDAELAPEAGTVDAVGRETYALQSRHFLGAVVDLDETYEWGIEELARMVAEQESVAREILPGASVAEAVAHLEADPARKLVGTDALQRWMQETSDRAVEELGATQFDIPAEIRRLECLIAPTQEGGIYYTGPSDDFTRPGRMWWSVPEGVTEFDTWREKTTVYHEGVPGHHLQIGQAVVNRRQLNTWRRQLAGTSGHAEGWALYAERLMDELGYLDDPADRLGMLDGQRMRAARVVLDIGVHLGKPRPDGQGTWTGEYAFDFLGANVNMPPEFIRFEVLRYLGWAGQAPSYKVGQRIWEQLRDDVRRREGDAFDIRAFHSRALALGGVGLDTLRQALAA encoded by the coding sequence ATGGCCACCGAAGACCGCATCCCTACCGAGGTCGACCGCGTCGCCGAGGAGTGGGTCGACACCCTCGTCGAACTGGATCCCACGACCGCGACCTACATCGGCCGCGTCGAGCACGGCCACCGGCTGCCCGACTACTCGCCCGACGGTCACGCGGCCCGCGTCGACGCCGTGCGCACGGCGCTCGCCGCGCTGCGCGCCGCGACACCCTCCGACGCCGTCGACCGCATCACCGTCGCCGACCTCGGCAGCGAACTCGAGCTCGCACTCGAGCGCGACGCCGCGCGCCTGCACCTGCGCGACCTCAACGTGATCGCGAGCCCGGCGCAGGAGGTCCGCGACGTGTTCGACCTCATGCCGACGGCCGGCACGGAGGACTGGGAGCGCATCGCCGCGCGCCTGGCCGCCGTGCCGGATGCGATCGACGGCTATGTCGCGACGCTGCGCGAGGGCATCGCCCGCGGCGTCGTGCCCGCCGTGCGGCAGGTCCACGAGGTCGCCGAGCAGGCGCGCCGGACCGCACGGCCCGACGGCTTCTTCCCCTCCCTGGTGCGGCACGCGGGCGACATCGCCGGCGACTCGCTGCGGCGCGAGCTCGACGCGAACGCCGAGCTCGCGGCATCCGCCTACTCGCATCTCGCCGAGTTCCTCGACGCCGAGCTCGCGCCGGAGGCGGGAACCGTGGACGCGGTCGGCCGTGAGACCTACGCGCTCCAGTCCCGACACTTCCTCGGCGCCGTCGTCGACCTCGACGAGACCTACGAATGGGGCATCGAGGAGCTCGCGCGCATGGTCGCCGAGCAGGAGTCGGTCGCGCGCGAGATCCTTCCGGGCGCCTCCGTCGCCGAAGCGGTCGCGCACCTCGAGGCCGACCCCGCGCGCAAGCTCGTCGGCACCGACGCGCTGCAGCGCTGGATGCAGGAGACGAGCGACCGCGCGGTCGAGGAGCTTGGTGCGACCCAGTTCGACATCCCCGCCGAGATCCGCCGGCTCGAGTGCCTCATCGCGCCCACGCAGGAGGGTGGCATCTACTACACGGGGCCGAGCGACGACTTCACCCGGCCCGGCCGCATGTGGTGGTCGGTGCCCGAGGGCGTGACCGAGTTCGACACCTGGCGCGAGAAGACCACGGTGTACCACGAGGGCGTTCCCGGCCACCACCTCCAGATCGGCCAGGCCGTCGTGAACCGCCGCCAGCTGAACACCTGGCGGCGGCAGCTCGCGGGCACGTCGGGGCACGCCGAGGGCTGGGCGCTCTACGCCGAGCGGCTCATGGACGAGCTCGGCTACCTCGACGACCCGGCCGATCGGCTCGGGATGCTCGACGGGCAGCGCATGCGCGCCGCGCGCGTGGTGCTCGACATCGGCGTGCACCTCGGCAAGCCGCGCCCGGACGGCCAGGGCACGTGGACGGGGGAGTACGCGTTCGACTTCCTCGGCGCCAATGTCAACATGCCGCCGGAGTTCATCCGGTTCGAGGTGCTCCGCTACCTCGGCTGGGCCGGACAGGCGCCCTCGTACAAGGTCGGCCAGCGGATCTGGGAGCAGCTGCGCGACGACGTGCGCCGGCGCGAGGGCGACGCGTTCGACATCCGGGCGTTCCACTCGCGTGCGCTCGCGCTCGGCGGCGTCGGGCTCGACACGCTCAGGCAGGCGCTCGCGGCCTGA